The proteins below come from a single Saccharopolyspora sp. SCSIO 74807 genomic window:
- a CDS encoding maleylpyruvate isomerase family mycothiol-dependent enzyme: MADTVLGAGGAHAPTGAPQPTEQVTAALSAIERSTQHLLATAEALDDASVRAPSLLPGWRRSHVLTHLARNADGLVNLLTWAKTGAEHPMYPSAADRAADIEEGSVRPHRLLVEDLAAAHGRFAHAVRTLPASAWEAEVDAGGEPMPARHVLRKRLLELWVHSVDLDCGLGFDEIPGADAEQLLEDVVQRFGGRSDVPAVTVVADFADGRTRSWELRGTTSVPAQVRGTPGALLGWLLGRERGEQLEGEVPDLPTWL, translated from the coding sequence ATGGCTGACACCGTCCTCGGCGCCGGCGGCGCGCACGCGCCCACCGGAGCCCCGCAGCCGACCGAACAGGTCACCGCCGCACTGTCCGCGATCGAACGCAGCACGCAGCACCTGCTGGCGACGGCCGAGGCACTCGACGACGCCAGCGTTCGCGCGCCGAGCCTGCTGCCCGGCTGGCGGCGCTCGCACGTGCTGACCCACCTCGCCCGCAACGCCGACGGCCTGGTGAACCTGCTGACCTGGGCGAAGACCGGCGCGGAGCACCCGATGTACCCGAGCGCCGCGGACCGGGCCGCGGACATCGAGGAAGGCTCGGTGCGCCCGCACCGGCTGCTGGTGGAGGACCTGGCCGCCGCGCACGGCCGGTTCGCGCACGCGGTTCGCACGCTGCCCGCGTCGGCATGGGAAGCGGAGGTCGATGCCGGCGGCGAGCCGATGCCCGCGCGTCACGTGCTGCGCAAGCGCCTGCTGGAGCTGTGGGTGCACTCGGTCGACCTGGACTGCGGCCTCGGGTTCGACGAGATCCCCGGCGCGGACGCCGAACAGCTGCTGGAAGACGTGGTGCAGCGGTTCGGCGGCCGCTCGGACGTGCCCGCGGTGACGGTCGTGGCGGACTTCGCCGACGGGCGCACCCGCTCCTGGGAACTGCGCGGCACGACCTCGGTGCCCGCCCAGGTGCGCGGCACTCCCGGCGCGCTGCTGGGCTGGCTGCTCGGCCGGGAACGCGGCGAGCAGCTGGAAGGCGAAGTGCCCGACCTGCCGACGTGGCTGTGA
- a CDS encoding MBL fold metallo-hydrolase: protein MEYTGHVEPGGAPAKRVLDALTVTKLSVGPMDNNAYLLTCRRTGDALLIDAANDSERLADLLGHDDDRPRLRTIVTTHQHPDHWQALGPVAGQTGCYTVAHPKDAAELPVPPDRLVEHGETVQVGESALEVIHLRGHTPGSIALLYRDPAGHPHLFTGDSLFPGGVGKTNSPEDFRSLLDDVENRVFAELPDDTWFYPGHGDDSTLGEQRPQLAQWRERGW, encoded by the coding sequence GTGGAGTACACCGGACACGTGGAACCCGGCGGAGCGCCCGCCAAGCGGGTGCTGGACGCGCTGACCGTCACGAAGCTGTCGGTCGGCCCGATGGACAACAACGCCTACCTGCTGACCTGCCGCCGCACCGGCGACGCGCTGCTGATCGACGCGGCGAACGACTCGGAACGGCTCGCGGACCTGCTCGGCCACGACGACGACCGGCCGCGGCTGCGCACCATCGTCACCACCCACCAGCATCCCGATCACTGGCAGGCGCTGGGACCGGTCGCGGGCCAGACCGGCTGCTACACCGTGGCGCACCCGAAGGACGCGGCGGAGCTGCCGGTGCCGCCGGACCGGCTGGTCGAGCACGGCGAGACGGTGCAGGTCGGCGAGTCCGCGCTGGAGGTCATCCACCTGCGCGGGCACACCCCCGGCTCGATCGCGCTGCTCTACCGCGACCCGGCCGGGCATCCGCACCTGTTCACCGGGGACTCGCTGTTCCCCGGCGGGGTGGGCAAGACGAACTCGCCGGAGGACTTCCGGTCGTTGCTGGACGACGTCGAGAACCGGGTGTTCGCGGAGCTGCCGGACGACACGTGGTTCTACCCCGGGCACGGCGACGACTCGACGCTCGGCGAGCAGCGGCCGCAGCTCGCGCAGTGGCGCGAACGGGGCTGGTGA
- a CDS encoding metallophosphoesterase, translating to MKPHRRLPIALTATTLGAVAALAAPTAFAGTKANELPDPSTYDSAIAWLPDTQYYSASHPEHFDNQTRWLAENAAARKIGYAAHTGDIVDSALLENQWKNADASMQKLDEAGLPYGVVEGNHDRGGENYENYFGQERFADSPVYGEQREDNRQHFDLVDVGGKQVMMLYLTWDMQEEDFAWAQRVLAEHPDVPAIVNVHAYLNTDGSYDQQGQEIFDRIVKPHDNVKAVLCGHNHGVAHNEKDLGGGRKVSEILADYQSADEGGLGYLRLLQFDVDANKMIVDTYSPSLDDSNYFDQGDDFTVDLSL from the coding sequence GTGAAACCGCACCGCCGTCTGCCCATCGCCCTCACCGCGACCACGCTCGGCGCCGTGGCCGCGCTGGCGGCGCCCACCGCCTTCGCGGGGACCAAGGCCAACGAACTGCCCGACCCGAGCACCTATGACTCCGCGATCGCCTGGCTGCCGGACACGCAGTACTACTCCGCGAGCCACCCCGAGCACTTCGACAACCAAACCCGCTGGCTCGCCGAGAACGCCGCGGCCCGCAAGATCGGCTACGCCGCGCACACCGGCGACATCGTCGACAGCGCCCTGCTCGAGAACCAGTGGAAGAACGCCGACGCCAGCATGCAGAAGCTGGACGAGGCCGGGCTGCCCTACGGCGTCGTGGAGGGCAATCACGACCGCGGCGGCGAGAACTACGAGAACTACTTCGGGCAGGAGCGCTTCGCGGACTCCCCGGTCTACGGCGAGCAGCGCGAGGACAACCGCCAGCACTTCGACCTGGTCGACGTCGGCGGCAAGCAGGTCATGATGCTGTACCTGACCTGGGACATGCAGGAGGAGGACTTCGCCTGGGCGCAGCGCGTGCTCGCCGAGCACCCGGACGTGCCCGCGATCGTCAACGTGCACGCCTACCTGAACACCGACGGCTCCTACGACCAGCAGGGCCAGGAGATCTTCGACCGGATCGTCAAGCCGCACGACAACGTCAAGGCCGTGCTGTGCGGGCACAACCACGGCGTCGCGCACAACGAGAAGGACCTCGGCGGCGGCCGCAAGGTCTCCGAGATCCTGGCCGACTACCAGAGCGCCGACGAGGGCGGCCTGGGCTACCTGCGGCTGCTGCAGTTCGACGTGGACGCGAACAAGATGATCGTCGACACCTACTCGCCGTCGCTGGACGACTCGAACTACTTCGACCAGGGCGACGACTTCACCGTCGACCTGTCGCTGTGA
- a CDS encoding four-carbon acid sugar kinase family protein — MSELKTVVLDDDPTGTQSASGVAVLLRTDRSHIAEAVRGNRSVYVQTNSRALPEPEAVELVEHIRRTVQETAGAPVRFVLRGDSTLRGHVFAESDVFATPDGVLLFVPAFPAGGRTTRGGVHYVRLGDRELPAGETEFARDPVFGYRSSALADYVAEKGDRVGVPVDLEQVRESGGVARALLEAPAGSVVVPDAVTEQDVDLIHTGLREAEQAGRAVVVRCGAPLAARCADAVSPGLLTTPIQRPAGPVLVVCGSHTEAATAQLAELAGRTGEPVVLSTETAIDDPERAADEVVGPLRQQLGGGVAVLSSERVRAAGHGTLDHGRQVMTGLTTAVRRLAGAVSVVVAKGGITSAEVATSGLGADSAVVRGQVLPGVSIYDLAPDGLPYAVVPGNVGSPTTLVEVLEAVRAL, encoded by the coding sequence ATGAGCGAGCTCAAGACCGTCGTCCTGGACGACGACCCCACCGGCACCCAATCGGCCTCCGGCGTCGCGGTGTTGCTGCGCACCGACCGCAGCCACATCGCCGAAGCCGTCCGCGGCAACCGTTCGGTCTACGTGCAGACGAACAGCCGCGCGTTGCCCGAGCCGGAGGCCGTCGAGCTGGTCGAGCACATCCGCCGCACCGTGCAGGAGACCGCAGGCGCTCCGGTGCGTTTCGTGCTCCGCGGCGATTCCACGCTGCGCGGGCACGTTTTCGCGGAAAGCGACGTGTTCGCCACACCGGACGGCGTGCTGCTGTTCGTGCCCGCGTTCCCCGCGGGCGGGCGCACGACGCGCGGGGGAGTCCACTACGTGCGCCTCGGCGACCGTGAACTTCCGGCGGGGGAGACGGAGTTCGCCCGCGACCCGGTGTTCGGCTACCGCAGCTCCGCGCTGGCCGACTACGTCGCGGAGAAGGGCGACCGCGTCGGCGTGCCCGTGGACCTGGAGCAGGTGCGCGAGTCCGGGGGAGTGGCCCGCGCGCTGCTGGAAGCTCCGGCGGGTTCGGTCGTCGTTCCGGACGCGGTGACCGAGCAGGACGTCGACCTCATCCACACCGGGCTGCGCGAAGCCGAGCAGGCCGGACGCGCGGTGGTCGTGCGCTGCGGAGCACCGCTGGCGGCGCGCTGCGCCGACGCGGTCAGCCCAGGTCTGCTCACCACCCCGATCCAGCGCCCGGCCGGGCCGGTGCTGGTGGTGTGCGGCTCGCACACCGAGGCGGCCACGGCCCAGCTCGCCGAGCTCGCCGGGCGGACCGGCGAACCTGTCGTGCTCAGCACCGAAACCGCGATCGACGATCCGGAACGGGCGGCCGACGAGGTGGTCGGCCCGCTGCGGCAGCAGCTCGGAGGCGGTGTCGCGGTGCTGAGCAGTGAGCGGGTGCGCGCGGCGGGTCACGGCACGCTCGACCACGGCAGGCAGGTCATGACGGGCCTGACCACGGCCGTGCGGCGGCTGGCCGGTGCGGTCTCGGTGGTGGTCGCCAAGGGCGGCATCACCTCCGCCGAGGTCGCCACCAGCGGTCTCGGCGCCGATTCGGCGGTGGTGCGCGGCCAGGTGCTGCCGGGTGTTTCGATCTACGACCTCGCTCCGGACGGGCTGCCCTACGCCGTCGTCCCCGGCAACGTCGGTTCCCCGACGACTCTGGTCGAGGTCCTGGAGGCGGTTCGCGCGCTCTGA
- a CDS encoding L-threonylcarbamoyladenylate synthase encodes MARYYDVHPDNPQPRSIGKVADVVRGDGVIAYPTDSCFALGCGLDNKSGVDRIRSIRKLDERHHFTLVCRNFAQLGQFVIVDNAVFRAIKACTPGGYTFILPATKEVPRRLMHPKRKTVGIRIPDHVTAQALLAELGGPLLSSTLLLPDEEEPLTQGWEIKDRLDHVVDAVVDSGDCGTEPTTVIDFSSGEPEIVRRGSGDTARFE; translated from the coding sequence GTGGCCAGGTACTACGACGTGCACCCGGACAACCCGCAACCCCGCTCGATCGGCAAGGTCGCCGACGTCGTGCGCGGCGACGGGGTGATCGCCTACCCCACCGACTCGTGCTTCGCGCTCGGCTGCGGGCTGGACAACAAGAGCGGGGTGGATCGCATCCGGTCCATCCGGAAGCTCGACGAGCGGCACCACTTCACGCTGGTGTGCCGGAACTTCGCGCAGCTCGGCCAGTTCGTGATCGTGGACAACGCGGTGTTCCGCGCGATCAAGGCGTGCACGCCGGGCGGTTACACGTTCATCCTGCCCGCCACCAAAGAAGTGCCGCGCAGGCTGATGCATCCGAAGCGCAAGACCGTCGGGATCCGCATCCCGGACCACGTCACGGCGCAGGCGCTGCTGGCCGAGCTCGGCGGGCCGCTGCTGTCGAGCACGCTGCTGCTGCCGGACGAGGAAGAACCGCTCACCCAGGGCTGGGAGATCAAGGACCGGCTGGACCACGTCGTGGACGCGGTGGTCGACTCCGGCGATTGCGGCACCGAGCCGACCACCGTCATCGATTTCTCCAGCGGTGAACCGGAAATCGTGCGGCGCGGCTCGGGGGACACCGCGCGGTTCGAGTGA
- a CDS encoding response regulator transcription factor, whose product MRVLVVEDEQRVAEALRTGLNAEGWAVDVLGDGHEALWQAEHTDYAAILLDIMLPGLNGYRVCARLRAAQNWTPIIMLTAKDGEYDEADALDAGADDYVTKPFSYVVLLARLRTAVRRRAVARPPLLHAGDLVLDPAQRTCSRAGQDITLTGKEFAVLELLARSKGQVVSKQQLLDGGWDFAAEPDANLVEVHVSSLRRKIDAPFGRRSIRTVRGYGYQLVPEGTADE is encoded by the coding sequence ATGCGGGTGCTCGTGGTGGAGGACGAACAACGGGTCGCGGAGGCGCTGCGGACCGGGCTGAACGCCGAAGGTTGGGCGGTCGACGTGCTCGGCGACGGGCACGAGGCGCTGTGGCAGGCCGAGCACACCGATTACGCGGCGATCCTGCTGGACATCATGCTGCCCGGGCTCAACGGATATCGGGTGTGCGCGCGATTGCGGGCGGCGCAGAACTGGACGCCGATCATCATGCTGACCGCCAAGGACGGCGAGTACGACGAGGCCGACGCGCTCGACGCGGGCGCCGACGACTACGTCACGAAACCGTTCTCGTACGTGGTCCTGCTCGCGCGGCTGCGCACCGCCGTGCGGCGCCGCGCGGTCGCGCGACCGCCGCTGCTGCACGCGGGCGATCTGGTGCTCGACCCGGCGCAGCGGACCTGCTCCCGCGCGGGCCAGGACATCACGCTCACCGGCAAGGAATTCGCCGTGCTGGAGCTGCTGGCCCGCAGCAAGGGTCAGGTGGTGTCCAAGCAGCAGCTGCTCGACGGCGGCTGGGACTTCGCAGCCGAACCCGACGCCAACCTCGTCGAGGTGCACGTCAGCTCGCTGCGCCGCAAGATCGACGCGCCGTTCGGCCGCCGCAGCATCCGAACCGTGCGCGGCTACGGCTACCAGCTCGTCCCGGAAGGCACCGCGGATGAGTGA
- a CDS encoding intradiol ring-cleavage dioxygenase: MDEHRTTPEQRPAHPTRRFVLTALGLGAAGGLGAACAPNQAQPAGAAADVPAPACVLAPEAIEGPYYIDRDLVRSDIVEDRGGIPVALRLRIVDGAACTALQGAAVDIWHCDARGYYSGHLDLDPNAAPMPDPHVDPTDPSTFLRGTQISDRDGNVQFRTIHPGWYFGRAIHIHVMVHAGGKRVHTGQLYFPEDLNTRIERTPGYADRPLQRVTNETDFLFQQEGGPQSTLAVEPAGQDVGAGHTASITLGVNPAVTPPPATFSPPR, translated from the coding sequence ATGGACGAGCACCGAACGACTCCGGAGCAACGACCTGCCCACCCCACCCGCCGCTTCGTGCTGACCGCCCTCGGTCTCGGCGCAGCGGGCGGTCTCGGCGCCGCGTGCGCGCCGAACCAGGCCCAGCCCGCGGGCGCCGCCGCGGACGTGCCCGCACCTGCCTGCGTGCTGGCCCCGGAGGCCATCGAAGGCCCGTACTACATCGACCGCGACCTGGTCCGCTCCGACATCGTGGAAGATCGCGGCGGAATCCCGGTCGCGCTTCGCCTGCGCATCGTCGACGGGGCGGCTTGCACCGCGTTGCAGGGCGCCGCCGTGGACATCTGGCACTGCGACGCGCGCGGCTACTACTCGGGCCACCTGGACCTGGACCCGAACGCGGCGCCGATGCCGGACCCGCACGTCGACCCGACCGACCCGTCGACGTTCCTGCGCGGCACCCAGATCAGCGACCGGGACGGGAACGTGCAGTTCCGCACCATCCACCCGGGCTGGTACTTCGGCCGCGCGATCCACATCCACGTGATGGTCCACGCGGGCGGCAAACGGGTGCACACCGGCCAGCTCTACTTCCCGGAAGACCTCAACACCCGCATCGAGCGGACACCCGGATACGCCGATCGTCCGCTGCAGCGCGTCACCAACGAGACCGACTTCCTGTTCCAGCAGGAAGGCGGACCGCAGAGCACGCTCGCGGTCGAACCGGCGGGCCAGGACGTCGGCGCGGGCCACACGGCCTCGATCACCCTCGGCGTGAACCCTGCGGTCACTCCGCCACCGGCGACCTTCTCGCCGCCGCGCTGA
- a CDS encoding helix-turn-helix domain-containing protein, whose amino-acid sequence MSSPPPLVLSKPERAALLRWLQLPSTSPAIALRCRIVLACAQGPANAVVARQLGVSARVVGRWRGRFLEGRLPALRDRPRSGAPRSITEQQVRLVQQATFTEPPPNGRRWTKRDMAARTGISASSVTRIWRRLRILPGESGGDPDRATPWSALYVAPPESIMVLAVRGADGPEDARGTGSPAARNYDAVLRKQLAATLSQRCTALGDLRGFLRNLEPRLFGDHEVHLICHGSPTRRLEAIRRWQERHASLHVHFPPTKEFWLQLVERHFTALPPGCRAPGDTPLSVLARAVRKCSAQRSMELTWFHP is encoded by the coding sequence ATGAGTTCGCCGCCTCCGCTGGTGCTGAGCAAGCCGGAACGGGCCGCGCTGCTGCGCTGGCTGCAACTGCCGTCCACGTCACCGGCCATCGCGCTGCGCTGCCGCATCGTGCTGGCTTGCGCGCAGGGGCCGGCGAACGCGGTGGTGGCCCGCCAGCTCGGCGTGTCCGCGCGGGTCGTCGGCCGGTGGCGCGGCCGTTTCCTGGAGGGGCGGCTGCCCGCGCTGCGGGACCGGCCGCGGTCGGGTGCTCCCCGGTCGATCACCGAGCAGCAGGTGCGGCTGGTGCAGCAGGCCACGTTCACCGAGCCGCCGCCGAACGGGCGGCGCTGGACCAAGCGGGACATGGCCGCCCGCACCGGCATCTCGGCCTCGTCGGTGACGCGCATCTGGCGGCGCCTGCGCATCTTGCCCGGCGAAAGCGGCGGTGATCCGGATCGAGCCACGCCGTGGTCGGCGCTGTACGTGGCACCACCCGAGTCGATCATGGTGCTGGCGGTGCGCGGCGCGGACGGCCCGGAGGACGCGCGCGGGACCGGCTCCCCGGCCGCGCGCAACTACGACGCGGTGCTGCGCAAACAGCTCGCCGCCACCTTGTCGCAGCGCTGCACCGCGCTGGGCGATCTCCGCGGGTTCCTGCGGAACCTGGAACCGCGGTTGTTCGGCGACCACGAGGTGCACCTGATCTGCCACGGGAGCCCGACGCGCCGCCTGGAGGCGATCCGCCGCTGGCAGGAGCGGCACGCTTCGTTGCACGTCCACTTCCCGCCGACGAAGGAGTTCTGGCTGCAACTGGTGGAGCGCCACTTCACCGCACTGCCGCCGGGCTGCCGCGCTCCGGGGGACACGCCGCTGTCGGTGCTGGCCCGCGCGGTGCGCAAGTGCAGTGCCCAGCGGTCCATGGAGCTGACCTGGTTCCACCCGTGA
- a CDS encoding cobalamin-independent methionine synthase II family protein: protein MRSSSEGIVATQAGSLPRPDELIALNAAGADAAPAAGGERTAHYRAKLDDELTSLVARQRDIGIGLVGDGEFGKATSQQVDYGAWWSYSFQRLGGLELGKASLSDIDTNRSGAAGIRLTSFGNRRDRERFAEAYGDPESGVDTGRKPLTFPVCTGPLHYTGHDAINSDIAGFKRALGAAGVDEGFMTSIGPGSCSRIGNEYYRDDEEWLYACADAMREEYKAILDAGLILQIDDPAIAENWDQINPEPPVADYRAFTMQRVEALNYALRDLPKDRIRFHLCWGSWHGPHTTDLPLAELIEVLLAIDVRAYSFEAGNVRHEHEWKVWRDVPLPEGKLILPGVVSHATNVVEHPELVADRIVRFAECVGRENVLASTDCGLGGRVHPQIAWAKLESLAAGAELATRRLWP from the coding sequence ATGCGATCCAGCAGCGAAGGCATCGTGGCCACGCAGGCGGGCAGCCTGCCGCGCCCGGACGAGTTGATCGCGCTCAACGCCGCGGGCGCCGACGCGGCCCCGGCCGCAGGCGGTGAGCGGACGGCGCATTACCGGGCGAAACTCGACGACGAACTGACGTCGCTGGTCGCCAGGCAGCGCGACATCGGGATCGGACTCGTCGGCGACGGCGAGTTCGGCAAGGCCACCAGCCAGCAGGTGGACTACGGAGCCTGGTGGTCGTACTCGTTCCAGCGCCTCGGCGGGCTCGAGCTCGGCAAGGCGTCGCTGTCCGACATCGACACCAACCGCTCCGGCGCGGCCGGCATCCGGCTGACCAGCTTCGGCAACCGCCGCGACCGGGAGCGCTTCGCCGAGGCCTACGGCGACCCGGAATCCGGCGTCGACACCGGGCGCAAACCCCTCACCTTCCCGGTGTGCACTGGACCGTTGCACTACACCGGCCACGACGCGATCAACTCGGACATCGCCGGGTTCAAGCGCGCGCTCGGCGCGGCCGGCGTCGACGAAGGCTTCATGACCTCGATCGGCCCGGGCAGCTGTTCGCGCATCGGCAACGAGTACTACCGCGACGACGAGGAATGGCTCTACGCCTGCGCGGACGCGATGCGCGAGGAGTACAAGGCGATCCTGGACGCGGGCCTGATCCTGCAGATCGACGACCCGGCGATCGCGGAGAACTGGGACCAGATCAACCCGGAGCCGCCGGTGGCGGACTACCGCGCGTTCACCATGCAGCGCGTGGAAGCGCTCAACTACGCGCTGCGCGATCTGCCGAAGGACCGCATCCGCTTCCACCTGTGCTGGGGCAGCTGGCACGGCCCGCACACCACCGACCTGCCGCTGGCCGAGCTGATCGAGGTGCTGCTGGCCATCGACGTGCGCGCTTACTCGTTCGAGGCGGGCAACGTGCGCCACGAGCACGAGTGGAAGGTGTGGCGCGACGTCCCGCTGCCCGAGGGCAAGCTGATCCTGCCCGGCGTGGTCAGCCACGCCACCAACGTCGTCGAGCATCCCGAGCTGGTCGCCGACCGGATCGTGCGGTTCGCCGAGTGCGTCGGCAGGGAGAACGTGCTCGCCTCCACCGACTGCGGCCTCGGCGGGCGGGTGCACCCGCAGATCGCGTGGGCGAAGCTGGAGTCGCTGGCGGCCGGTGCCGAGCTGGCGACGCGGCGGCTGTGGCCGTGA
- a CDS encoding endonuclease produces the protein MLNTRWKRAALAGALPLALALPLPAAAAPAAQPASAAQPGPAAQPAPVTAYDDSYYQPALGKTGEELKVALNDIISTNDQLTYDQVWDALKVTDQDPANPDNVVLLYTGRSQGKDTNGGDADQWNREHTWAKSHGDFGTDVGPGTDVHHLRPTDVSVNSERGNKDFDMGGSEVGEAPGNFTDDDSYEPRDAVKGDVARMIMYMAVRYEGEDGAPDLELNDNVDNGEAPLMGRQSVLLQWNAQDPPDDFERNRNQVIFDQFQHNRNPFVDHPEWAGEIWR, from the coding sequence GTGCTGAACACCCGTTGGAAACGCGCCGCGCTGGCCGGGGCGCTGCCGCTCGCGCTCGCGCTGCCCCTGCCCGCCGCGGCGGCTCCTGCAGCGCAACCGGCCTCTGCAGCGCAACCGGGTCCGGCAGCGCAACCGGCTCCGGTGACCGCCTACGACGACTCCTACTACCAGCCGGCGCTGGGCAAGACCGGCGAAGAGCTCAAGGTCGCGCTCAACGACATCATCAGCACCAACGACCAGCTCACCTACGACCAGGTGTGGGACGCGCTGAAGGTCACCGACCAGGACCCGGCGAACCCGGACAACGTCGTCCTGCTCTACACCGGCCGCTCCCAGGGCAAGGACACCAACGGCGGCGACGCCGACCAGTGGAACCGCGAGCACACCTGGGCCAAGTCGCACGGTGACTTCGGCACCGACGTCGGCCCGGGTACGGATGTGCACCACTTGCGGCCCACCGACGTGTCGGTGAACTCCGAGCGCGGCAACAAGGACTTCGACATGGGCGGCAGCGAGGTCGGCGAGGCGCCCGGCAACTTCACCGACGACGACTCCTACGAGCCGCGGGACGCGGTCAAGGGCGACGTCGCCCGGATGATCATGTACATGGCGGTGCGCTACGAAGGCGAGGACGGCGCACCGGACCTGGAGCTCAACGACAACGTCGACAACGGCGAAGCGCCGCTGATGGGCAGGCAGTCGGTGCTGCTGCAGTGGAACGCGCAGGACCCGCCGGACGACTTCGAGCGCAACCGCAACCAGGTCATCTTCGACCAGTTCCAGCACAACCGGAACCCGTTCGTCGACCACCCCGAGTGGGCGGGCGAGATCTGGCGCTGA
- a CDS encoding XRE family transcriptional regulator, giving the protein MDISERVREVIEKTGLNRTAFAEQAGLDASKLSKSLSGARRFSSLDLANIAEIGGVTVDWLLGTERSKPAVAARAATPAGSVADKAIETAETISEVRAGLAGLGYRARSTPELRFAPAELGIRQGADLAQQALARLPEGPPGVGADLFATLERCFGIEVAVQHLDGRFDGLAWIDDDARVIVVGTTEVPTRQRFTLAHELAHILAGDDQLHVDEDVMEWRRAVSELRANSFAAHFLMPEAVIAGRLATDAPIDRRAFAELVMHLAVSPDALAWRLHSLARVSPAQRDQFRRMSTVQCAHLTERTDQYGEWRNASKHSRSPAALTGDALDAYLEGKITLRPVAQLCGLPVETLRDTLDSGAWSGPYPADEEPVFNP; this is encoded by the coding sequence ATGGATATCTCGGAGCGAGTACGCGAGGTGATCGAGAAGACCGGCCTCAACCGGACCGCCTTCGCGGAGCAGGCCGGGCTCGACGCTTCGAAGCTGTCCAAGTCGCTCAGCGGAGCGCGCCGCTTCAGCTCGCTGGATCTGGCCAACATCGCCGAAATCGGCGGCGTCACCGTCGATTGGCTGCTCGGCACCGAACGCTCGAAACCCGCGGTGGCGGCACGTGCGGCAACGCCGGCCGGATCCGTCGCGGACAAGGCGATCGAAACCGCCGAGACCATCTCGGAAGTCCGGGCCGGACTGGCCGGACTCGGCTATCGCGCCCGATCGACTCCGGAGCTGCGGTTCGCACCCGCAGAACTCGGCATCCGGCAAGGTGCGGACCTGGCACAGCAAGCACTGGCACGGCTACCCGAGGGCCCGCCAGGTGTCGGTGCGGACCTTTTCGCCACGCTCGAACGATGCTTCGGAATCGAAGTGGCTGTGCAGCACCTCGACGGGCGGTTCGACGGCCTGGCCTGGATCGACGACGACGCCCGGGTGATCGTCGTGGGCACGACCGAAGTACCGACCCGGCAACGGTTCACGCTCGCGCACGAACTCGCGCACATCCTGGCCGGAGACGATCAGCTGCACGTCGACGAGGACGTCATGGAGTGGCGGCGCGCGGTCAGCGAACTGCGTGCCAACTCCTTCGCCGCCCACTTCCTCATGCCCGAAGCCGTGATCGCCGGGCGGCTGGCCACGGACGCACCGATCGACCGGAGGGCCTTCGCAGAACTGGTCATGCACCTGGCCGTTTCGCCGGACGCGCTCGCCTGGCGGTTGCACAGCCTGGCGCGAGTCAGCCCGGCACAACGCGATCAATTCCGACGCATGAGCACCGTGCAATGCGCGCATCTGACCGAACGCACGGACCAGTACGGCGAATGGCGCAACGCCAGCAAGCACTCGCGCTCCCCCGCGGCGCTGACCGGCGACGCTCTCGACGCCTATCTGGAAGGCAAGATCACCTTGCGCCCGGTCGCCCAGCTCTGCGGCCTACCGGTGGAAACCCTTCGCGACACGCTCGATTCCGGCGCGTGGTCCGGTCCGTACCCCGCCGACGAGGAGCCCGTCTTCAACCCATGA